One window of Acidobacteriota bacterium genomic DNA carries:
- a CDS encoding NupC/NupG family nucleoside CNT transporter, which translates to MTGLLGIGVIILIAWGLSLDRRAIRWSTVGWGLGLQVVLAILVLKGAAIARALDWFLPGVSRPIAAFVVIFLLGVAVVVARKLPPPSRKSFWLVVGVLAAFAALRFNLLAYAFATVRDIVTQLIGFTEEGADFVFGQLGHGDTSTGFIFATQVLPTIIFIASIFAVLYYVGVMQVIVRFFAKIMTRFLGASGAESTNVAAAIFMGQTEAPLTIRPYLDRLTLSELMTVMVSGMATVSGGIMAAYVMVAGVDVLHLLTASIMAAPASIALAKMIVPETGEPETGPNVKVEVPKTDVNIIDAAGRGALEGLHLSLNVAAMLIAFIALIAMVNAAFLWVHESLVAAGGGFAVIGAYFPASFEVLLGWLFRPIAWTMGVPWGETQTVGNLLGLRMVLNEFVAFVKLGEVAGTLSPRSFIISTYALCGFANLSSIAIQIGGIGALAPGRRGDLARLGVRAMLAGTLANFMTATIAGMLL; encoded by the coding sequence ATGACTGGATTGCTTGGGATCGGTGTGATCATTCTGATCGCATGGGGCCTTTCGCTGGACCGTCGGGCAATTCGCTGGTCGACGGTGGGGTGGGGGCTGGGGTTGCAGGTCGTTCTCGCGATCCTCGTTCTGAAGGGCGCAGCGATCGCGAGGGCGCTCGACTGGTTTCTTCCGGGGGTGAGCCGGCCCATCGCGGCATTCGTGGTGATCTTCCTTCTCGGCGTGGCGGTGGTCGTGGCGAGAAAGCTCCCTCCGCCGTCCCGAAAGTCCTTCTGGCTGGTCGTTGGCGTGCTGGCGGCTTTTGCGGCGCTTCGCTTCAACCTGCTCGCATACGCATTCGCGACGGTTCGCGACATCGTGACGCAGCTGATCGGATTCACCGAGGAGGGAGCGGATTTCGTTTTCGGCCAGCTCGGTCACGGTGATACATCCACAGGCTTCATCTTCGCGACTCAGGTGCTTCCGACGATCATCTTCATCGCTTCGATCTTCGCGGTGCTCTATTACGTCGGAGTGATGCAGGTGATCGTTCGATTCTTCGCGAAAATCATGACCCGTTTCCTCGGCGCATCGGGGGCCGAATCGACCAACGTCGCCGCCGCCATCTTCATGGGACAGACCGAGGCGCCCCTCACGATCCGCCCCTATCTCGACCGATTGACGCTCAGCGAGCTGATGACGGTCATGGTCTCCGGCATGGCGACCGTTTCGGGTGGGATCATGGCGGCGTACGTCATGGTGGCCGGCGTCGACGTGCTCCATCTGCTGACTGCTTCGATCATGGCAGCTCCGGCGTCGATCGCGCTCGCCAAGATGATCGTTCCCGAGACCGGCGAACCGGAGACCGGGCCGAATGTGAAAGTGGAAGTCCCGAAGACCGACGTCAACATCATCGACGCTGCAGGACGGGGCGCGCTCGAAGGACTCCATCTCTCGCTCAACGTCGCGGCCATGCTGATCGCGTTCATTGCATTGATCGCGATGGTGAACGCGGCCTTCCTTTGGGTTCACGAAAGCCTTGTTGCAGCTGGTGGAGGATTCGCGGTCATAGGAGCTTATTTTCCCGCGAGCTTCGAGGTTCTGCTCGGCTGGCTGTTCCGTCCGATTGCGTGGACGATGGGAGTGCCGTGGGGTGAGACCCAGACGGTCGGAAACCTGCTGGGCCTGCGGATGGTGCTCAACGAGTTCGTTGCCTTCGTCAAGCTCGGCGAGGTGGCGGGCACGCTCAGCCCGCGCAGTTTCATCATCTCCACATACGCGCTCTGCGGATTTGCGAATCTTTCGTCGATTGCGATCCAGATCGGTGGCATCGGCGCGCTCGCTCCGGGCCGTCGAGGGGATCTTGCGAGACTCGGCGTCCGGGCAATGCTCGCGGGGACGCTGGCGAATTTCATGACCGCCACGATTGCGGGCATGCTGCTCTGA
- a CDS encoding RluA family pseudouridine synthase, translating into MADRAQKVELIVDDESEGERLDSFIATGLAGVSRSQSARLIRDGRVELAGSAELKSSRRVSPGERYVVDLPEPVSSEVVAEEIPVEILYEDDRFAVIDKPAGMVVHPAPGHPGGTLVNALLYRLEGLSGIGGVLRPGIVHRLDRDTSGVMIVAKSDEAHRQLSEAWHTEAVRKFYKAVVYGAPRPSGGLIDRPIGRHRSDRKRMSTRPDGRPARTRYETLKSFGWVSLLECEILTGRTHQIRVHLQSIGHPVVGDPLYSGAQWKGIQNPETRKAVREMERQALHAHRMELSLPGVKRLVLTSQEPEDFRRLIRSLEDAESDRD; encoded by the coding sequence GTGGCAGATCGAGCGCAGAAGGTGGAACTGATCGTCGACGACGAGAGCGAGGGGGAACGTCTCGACAGTTTCATCGCAACCGGTCTCGCCGGTGTCAGCCGCTCGCAATCCGCACGACTCATTCGGGACGGTCGCGTGGAACTGGCCGGCAGCGCCGAGCTCAAGAGCTCACGGAGGGTTTCGCCGGGAGAGCGATACGTAGTCGATCTGCCCGAGCCGGTGAGCTCGGAGGTCGTGGCGGAGGAGATCCCTGTCGAGATTCTGTACGAGGACGATCGGTTCGCCGTGATCGACAAGCCCGCCGGGATGGTCGTTCACCCCGCTCCCGGGCATCCCGGTGGAACTCTCGTCAATGCACTGTTGTACCGGCTCGAGGGACTCAGCGGTATCGGTGGCGTCCTCAGGCCGGGGATCGTTCACCGCCTCGACAGGGACACCTCGGGGGTGATGATCGTGGCCAAGTCGGACGAAGCGCACCGCCAGCTCTCCGAGGCCTGGCATACGGAGGCGGTGAGGAAGTTCTACAAGGCTGTGGTCTACGGGGCGCCCAGGCCCTCCGGGGGATTGATCGATCGACCGATCGGACGGCACCGGAGCGATCGGAAGAGGATGAGCACGCGCCCGGACGGGCGGCCGGCACGGACGAGATACGAAACATTGAAGAGTTTCGGATGGGTGAGCCTGCTCGAGTGCGAGATCCTGACCGGCAGGACTCATCAGATCCGGGTCCACCTCCAGTCGATCGGCCACCCTGTGGTGGGCGACCCGCTTTATTCGGGTGCGCAGTGGAAGGGCATTCAGAACCCGGAGACACGGAAGGCCGTCAGAGAGATGGAACGGCAGGCGCTTCATGCGCACAGGATGGAGCTCTCCCTTCCGGGCGTGAAGAGGTTGGTCCTGACTTCGCAGGAGCCGGAGGATTTTCGCCGGCTCATCAGGAGTTTGGAAGATGCTGAGTCGGATCGGGATTGA
- a CDS encoding ribosome maturation factor RimP — protein MDVPEQLEREIQKVVESEGLELVHIGIAGSGGHRALRIDIDKEGGVTLGDCELVSKQLGPLLDVIDAFPGAYDLEVSSPGIDRKFYRNEDYQRFLGSLVRVRTSAPVGGLHVIVGRLKSFENGRIVVVDEKSKKLKEYEIELDQIKETRLEPDFRERN, from the coding sequence ATGGACGTGCCAGAGCAGCTCGAGCGGGAGATACAGAAGGTTGTCGAGTCCGAAGGGCTCGAACTGGTTCACATAGGGATCGCCGGGTCCGGCGGTCACCGCGCATTGAGGATCGACATCGACAAAGAGGGGGGCGTCACGCTGGGCGATTGCGAGCTCGTTTCGAAACAGCTGGGACCTCTGCTCGACGTCATCGATGCATTTCCGGGTGCATACGATCTGGAAGTCTCCTCTCCCGGTATCGATCGGAAGTTCTACCGAAACGAGGATTACCAGCGCTTCCTCGGCAGTCTGGTTCGGGTGAGGACCAGTGCACCGGTGGGCGGGCTTCACGTGATCGTGGGGCGTTTGAAGTCGTTCGAAAACGGCAGGATCGTCGTCGTCGACGAGAAGTCGAAGAAGCTTAAGGAGTACGAGATCGAGCTCGATCAGATCAAAGAGACCAGGCTCGAACCAGACTTTCGGGAGCGCAACTAG
- the nusA gene encoding transcription termination factor NusA, producing MFNENLIRELAHQKSIDVDKVVAALEDALGTAARKFYKTREPVHAILKRDETGGVDIFVEKHVVETEEEIEDPLLQITPEEAARYQSDAKPGDVIRIDYIEKAVVDVVADTHTEIRQYEARKIDPKSETGDTIRIPLDKGLAELGRIAAQSAKQVLYQKVREAERDKVYKEFRDRVGQIEHGYVKRFERGDMIVDLNGRTEGVIPRSQQSRAERYSQGDRIRAVVVDVHTQPKGPQVVLSRTDPLLLVKLFEMEVPEIYDGTVMIKRAVREPGERAKIAVASKERDVDPVGACVGMKGSRVQSIIRELRGEKIDIIPWHEDIVSFAQNALAPARITRVSVTSEEDAIRPNLDVIVDDDQLSLAIGKRGLNVRLAAELIGARIDIKSEDEVKGEVADALTQMLQVAMSEARSEVSILDVDGIDPEIARLLDAAGYDDLDSVLNATAEDLANIDGIDVDAASRLIESAQEFDRVAVGGQDVPPLEELQNVLMSVDPYDDEEYDEEWSEEEADAADAEAADAEEAEASGDSTDGEASEVASPGELVSEENVESSLPGEPAIEEETDRAG from the coding sequence ATGTTCAACGAGAACCTCATCAGGGAGCTCGCCCACCAGAAGTCGATCGACGTGGACAAGGTGGTCGCGGCGCTGGAAGATGCTCTGGGCACAGCTGCCCGGAAGTTCTACAAGACTCGCGAGCCGGTCCACGCGATCCTCAAGCGCGACGAGACGGGTGGCGTCGACATTTTCGTCGAGAAGCACGTCGTCGAGACCGAGGAAGAGATCGAGGATCCGCTCCTCCAGATCACGCCGGAAGAGGCTGCTCGCTATCAGTCCGACGCGAAGCCCGGCGACGTCATTCGGATCGACTACATCGAGAAAGCCGTCGTCGACGTCGTGGCCGACACGCACACGGAGATCCGACAGTACGAGGCCCGCAAGATCGATCCGAAGTCGGAGACGGGCGACACGATCCGGATTCCGCTCGACAAGGGACTCGCCGAGCTCGGCCGGATTGCGGCCCAGAGCGCCAAACAGGTTCTCTATCAGAAGGTCCGCGAAGCGGAGAGGGACAAGGTCTACAAGGAATTCAGGGACCGGGTCGGCCAGATCGAGCACGGCTACGTCAAGCGGTTCGAGCGTGGCGACATGATCGTCGATCTCAACGGACGCACCGAAGGGGTGATCCCGCGCAGCCAGCAGTCGCGTGCCGAGCGCTACTCGCAGGGAGACAGGATCCGTGCGGTGGTCGTCGACGTCCACACACAGCCCAAGGGCCCGCAGGTCGTGCTGTCGCGGACCGATCCTCTTCTTCTGGTCAAGCTCTTCGAAATGGAAGTTCCCGAGATCTACGACGGCACCGTGATGATCAAACGTGCGGTCCGTGAGCCGGGCGAGCGCGCGAAGATCGCCGTAGCTTCCAAGGAGCGCGACGTCGATCCCGTAGGCGCCTGCGTCGGCATGAAGGGCTCACGGGTGCAGTCGATCATCCGGGAGCTGCGGGGAGAGAAGATCGACATCATTCCGTGGCACGAGGACATCGTTTCGTTTGCCCAGAATGCGCTCGCCCCGGCAAGGATCACGCGTGTGAGCGTGACCTCCGAAGAAGATGCGATCCGTCCGAACCTCGACGTCATCGTGGACGACGATCAGCTCTCGCTGGCAATCGGCAAGCGCGGCCTCAACGTCCGGCTCGCCGCCGAGCTGATCGGTGCGCGGATCGACATCAAGTCGGAGGACGAGGTCAAGGGAGAGGTCGCCGATGCGCTGACGCAGATGCTTCAGGTAGCGATGTCGGAGGCGAGGTCGGAGGTGAGCATCCTCGACGTCGACGGAATCGATCCCGAGATCGCCCGGCTGCTCGATGCCGCCGGTTACGACGACCTCGATTCGGTTCTCAATGCGACGGCCGAGGATCTCGCGAACATCGACGGAATCGACGTCGATGCCGCATCCCGACTGATCGAGAGCGCGCAGGAGTTCGACCGGGTCGCCGTAGGCGGCCAGGACGTTCCTCCGCTGGAAGAGCTGCAGAACGTTCTGATGTCGGTCGACCCGTACGATGACGAGGAGTACGACGAAGAGTGGAGCGAGGAAGAAGCCGACGCAGCCGATGCTGAAGCGGCCGATGCCGAGGAAGCAGAAGCTTCCGGCGATTCAACCGACGGGGAGGCGAGTGAAGTTGCCTCGCCCGGGGAGCTCGTGAGCGAGGAAAACGTCGAAAGCTCTCTGCCCGGCGAGCCGGCGATCGAAGAGGAAACGGATCGGGCCGGTTGA